A stretch of Candidatus Zixiibacteriota bacterium DNA encodes these proteins:
- a CDS encoding pentapeptide repeat-containing protein: MNRNAGSVRYQSLLAVVVIVSLFTLPSAQAQVYTTWGWRYDGDAASVYRSRVELDSLLNLHRWWLMGDSLGQRLDLEGVSLMHANLAGAMLEDANLKAVTLTYADLMRSDLRVADLTGANLIMTVLDSAHMTQSLLTDVVFEPRSLPDIPSIAQAFGLKQMRYDTNPTALTQLREAFSELGFKQ; the protein is encoded by the coding sequence TTGAATCGCAACGCAGGATCAGTCCGATACCAATCATTGCTCGCTGTGGTTGTCATAGTATCACTCTTCACGCTGCCGTCAGCGCAGGCACAGGTCTACACTACGTGGGGTTGGCGATATGATGGGGATGCGGCCTCAGTTTACAGATCGCGTGTGGAGCTGGATAGTCTTCTGAACTTGCATCGGTGGTGGTTAATGGGCGATAGTCTGGGACAGCGGCTGGATCTTGAAGGCGTATCCCTCATGCACGCCAACCTCGCGGGCGCTATGCTCGAGGACGCTAACCTCAAAGCTGTTACCCTCACGTACGCTGACCTCATGCGCTCCGACCTAAGGGTCGCTGACCTCACGGGAGCTAATCTGATAATGACAGTTCTTGATAGCGCACATATGACGCAGTCTCTTCTGACTGATGTAGTCTTTGAGCCAAGAAGTTTGCCTGACATCCCTTCAATTGCGCAGGCTTTTGGCCTCAAGCAAATGAGGTACGACACTAATCCCACTGCCCTAACGCAACTGCGAGAAGCGTTTTCAGAGTTGGGTTTCAAACAATAG